From a region of the Brachionichthys hirsutus isolate HB-005 chromosome 9, CSIRO-AGI_Bhir_v1, whole genome shotgun sequence genome:
- the LOC137899491 gene encoding LOW QUALITY PROTEIN: hydroxylysine kinase-like (The sequence of the model RefSeq protein was modified relative to this genomic sequence to represent the inferred CDS: deleted 1 base in 1 codon): MKRHQPKFSQSQVVELMQRLYRLTPSEIHSLPSYKDQNFYVAASEGGEYVLKILNSQDSKNPALTDVQMSAMSFLHQNGFPTQTARPTFTGQLISQEEIDCGYGCQTYLVLLLTYLPGNTISKISVTPQLLYEIGKMAAKVDIMLQELEHPHLSVLQRDNYIWNLSNTPLLEAYIDILDGEPLQKVVTSVIHQYQTSVTPKRCNFRKCTIHADLSDLNILVQPDESGGHRISGIIDFGGMNSGYFIYELAISIMFMMLEHQTPIEVGGLVLAGWESVFPLNESEKDCLYVLVLSCFCQSLLLSRYNVSQNPENEEYLMSTSKNGIRIVHQLWELGKEEVEKVWFQTAAQFNDEDKHERRYSGSE; encoded by the exons ATGAAACGCCACCAGCCCAAATTCAGTCAGTCTCAGGTGGTTGAGCTCATGCAGAGGCTCTACAGGCTGACACCATCAGAAATTCATTCGCTGCCGAGCTATAAAGACCAGAACTTCTATGTGGCAGCCAGTGAGGGTGGTGAGTACGTCCTGAAGATTCTGAACTCTCAGGACAGCAAGAACCCTGCTCTGACTGATGTACAGATGTCAGCCATGTCCTTCCTGCACCAGAATGGATTTCCTACCCAAACAGCCCGGCCTACCTTCACTGGACAGTTAATAAGCCAGGAAGAAATAG ACTGTGGCTATGGCTGCCAGACCTACCTGGTGCTACTCTTGACTTATTTGCCTGGAAACACAATTTCCAAGATTTCTGTAACACCCCAGTTGCTGTATGAAATTGGTAAAATGGCTGCCAAAGTGGACATAATGCTGCAAGAG CTTGAACACCCTCATCTTAGCGTGTTACAGAGAGATAACTACATATGGAATCTGTCCAATACTCCCCTGCTGGAGGCCTACATAGATATCTTAGATGGAGAGCCTCTTCAGAAGGTTGTGACGTCGGTCATTCATCAATACCAGACTTCAGTGACCCCCAAACGCTGCAATTTCCGCAAGT gCACCATCCACGCTGACTTAAGTGACTTAAATATTCTGGTACAGCCTGATGAGAGTGGCGGCCACAGAATTTCTGGCATCATTGACTTTGGTGGCATGAACAGTGGCTACTTCATCTATGAGCTGGCCATCAGCATCATGTTCATGATGTTAGAGCACCAAACTCCCATAGAGGTGGGTGGACTTGTCCTCGCCGGCTGGGAAAGTGTCTTTCCCCTCAACGAGTCAGAAAAAGACTGTCTCTATGTGCTGGTGCTGTCCTGCTTTTGCCAGTCGTTGCTTTTGTCTCGTTACAATGTGAGCCAGAATCCAGAAAATGAAGAATATCTGATGTCGACTTCCAAGAATGGCATTCGCATTGTCCATCAACTCTGGGAGCTTgggaaggaggaggtggaaaagGTGTGGTTTCAGACTGCTGCTCAATTCAATGAC GAGGATAAACATGAGCGCCGTTATTCAGGTTCTGAATAG
- the LOC137899640 gene encoding hydroxylysine kinase-like, with protein sequence MKHHQPKFSHSDVVELMQRLYWLTPSEIHSLPAYEDQNFYVAASEGGEYVLKILNSQDSKNPALIDVQTSAMSFLHQNGFPTQSALPNITGHFMTQEDKDCGYGCQKYLVRLFTYLPGTLISKVPLTPQLLYETGKMAAKMDRTLQEFEHPDLSVLQRENFIWSLSNTPLLEAYIYVLDGNPLQKVVKSVIHQYKTSVIPNRSNFRNCINHGDLNDLNILVQPHESGGHSISGILDFGDMNSGYFVYELAITIMYMMLEHQTPIEVGGLVLAGWESVFPLNESEKDCLYVLVLSRFCQSFVVAHYNVSQNPENEEYLMVTAKTAAHVFQQLLDHGKEKVEKVWFQTAAAQFSDSLVA encoded by the exons ATGAAACACCACCAGCCCAAATTCAGCCATTCTGATGTGGTTGAGCTCATGCAGAGGCTCTACTGGCTGACACCATCGGAAATTCATTCGCTGCCTGCTTATGAAGACCAGAACTTCTACGTGGCAGCCAGTGAGGGTGGTGAGTACGTCCTGAAGATACTGAACTCTCAGGACAGCAAGAACCCCGCCCTGATTGATGTTCAGACATCAGCCATGTCCTTCCTTCATCAGAATGGATTTCCTACCCAATCAGCtctacccaacatcactggACATTTCATGACCCAGGAAGACAAAG ACTGTGGCTATGGATGTCAGAAGTACCTGGTGCGATTGTTCACGTACTTGCCTGGGACTTTGATTTCCAAGGTTCCTTTAACGCCACAGTTACTGTATGAAACCGGCAAGATGGCAGCCAAAATGGACAGAACCCTGCAGGAG TTCGAGCACCCTGATCTTAGCGTGTTGCAAAGAGAGAACTTTATCTGGAGTCTCTCCAATACTCCGCTCCTGGAAGCATATATTTATGTCTTAGATGGAAACCCTCTTCAGAAGGTTGTGAAATCTGTTATTCATCAGTACAAGACCTCTGTGATCCCCAATCGCTCCAATTTCCGCAACT GCATTAACCATGGTGACTTAAATGACTTGAATATACTTGTACAGCCTCATGAGAGTGGCGGCCACAGCATTTCTGGCATCCTCGACTTTGGTGACATGAACAGTGGCTACTTCGTCTACGAGCTGGCCATCACCATCATGTACATGATGTTAGAGCACCAAACACCCATAGAGGTGGGTGGACTTGTCCTCGCCGGCTGGGAAAGTGTCTTTCCCCTCAACGAGTCAGAAAAAGACTGTCTCTATGTGCTGGTGCTTTCCCGCTTCTGCCAGTCATTTGTTGTAGCTCATTACAACGTGAGCCAGAATCCAGAAAACGAAGAATATCTGATGGTGACTGCTAAGACTGCTGCCCACGTTTTCCAGCAACTATTGGATCATGGGAAGGAGAAGGTAGAGAAAGTATGGTTTcagactgctgctgctcaaTTCAGTGACAGCTTAGTAGCTTAG
- the fstl3 gene encoding follistatin-related protein 3, which translates to MPVPVYIFGAILTLIGGDPVSAGMCWLQQSQDQRCDMVLMRGVTREECCAGGRLDTAWSNTSLPMNEVSLLGFLGIVSCKPCKETCEGVKCSPGKVCKMKMERPQCVCSPDCSHISRKHAVCGSNGKSYKDECTLLMARCMGHPDLEVMYQGECKKSCSNVVCPGTHTCVIDQTNSAHCVMCRTTPCPMPMMSEQAICGNDNITYPSACHLRRATCFLGRSIGVRHYGHCNNPPRKSHNFEGSEENAV; encoded by the exons ATGCCTGTGCCTGTCTATATTTTTGGAGCGATTCTCACTTTGATTGGGGGGGATCCTGTCAGTG CTGGAATGTGCTGGCTGCAGCAGAGTCAAGACCAAAGGTGCGACATGGTGCTGATGAGAGGGGTGACCAGAGAGGAGTGTTGTGCTGGGGGTCGCCTGGACACCGCATGGTCCAACACCAGCCTGCCCATGAACGAGGTCAGCCTTCTGGGCTTTTTAGGAATTGTCTCCTGCAAGCCATGCAAAG AGACTTGTGAGGGAGTCAAATGCAGTCCTGGAAAGGTTTGCAAAATGAAGATGGAAAGGCCACAATGCGTGTGCTCTCCCGACTGTTCCCACATTTCCCGGAAACACGCTGTGTGCGGCAGCAACGGAAAGTCGTACAAGGATGAATGCACTCTGCTGATGGCCCGCTGCATGGGGCACCCCGACCTGGAGGTCATGTACCAGGGAGAGTGTAAAA AGTCGTGCTCCAATGTGGTGTGTCCAGgtacacacacctgtgtgatTGACCAGACAAACAGCGCTCACTGCGTCATGTGTCGCACAACTCCTTGCCCGATGCCCATGATGTCTGAACAGGCAATCTGTGGCAATGACAACATCACTTACCCCAGCGCCTGCCACCTTCGCCGGGCCACCTGCTTCCTTGGTCGCTCCATAGGAGTCCGCCATTATGGTCACTGCAACA ATCCACCTCGGAAATCTCACAATTTTGAAGGCAGTGAGGAAAATGCCGTCTAA
- the nmur1a gene encoding neuromedin-U receptor 1 — MSTSYNCSLDRMGEKSGWLCSPGEKCININYGMNGSHMDLDDACLTEEEYLEKYLGPRRSSVFLQVCLIYLVIFMVGIVGNALTCTVIALNKVMWTPTNYYLFSLAVSDLLVLLLGMPLELYELWQNYPFLLGEEGCYFKTFLFETVCMASILNVTALSVERYIAVVHPLRVKYVVTRTHAKRVILTVWGVSVLCALPNTSLHGINIVHSYRDDPTGNISMDIPDSAVCTLVKPQWIYNLTIQVTTVLFFILPMLIISALYMLIGLQLKREKMHQTLEAKSGFEHDFCDIRTQQQKARRKQVTKMLFVLVVVFAICWAPFHTDRLMWSFINDWTDSHFEIFQYVHLISGVFFYLSSAVNPILYNLMSTRFREMFKEVMCHRQHHITPRRHSLSVTRVTLRITLSDGNGTAVIEAEAEDGEMRMKDETSFT; from the exons ATGTCCACTTCTTACAACTGCTCACTGGATCGAATGGGAGAGAAAAGTGGTTGGCTTTGTTCTCCTGGGGAAAAGTGCATCAACATTAATTATGGCATGAACGGTAGCCACATGGATCTTGATGATGCATGTCTGACAGAGGAAGAATATCTGGAGAAATATCTGGGGCCTCGTCGATCGTCTGTATTCCTTCAGGTGTGCCTCATTTACCTGGTCATCTTCATGGTAGGCATAGTGGGAAATGCACTGACGTGCACTGTGATTGCACTCAACAAAGTAATGTGGACCCCAACAAACTACTATTTGTTCAGCCTGGCAGTGTCAGATCTGCTTGTGCTGCTGTTGGGTATGCCATTAGAGCTGTATGAACTGTGGCAGAACTACCCCTTCCTCTTGGGAGAGGAGGGCTGTTACTTTAAGACGTTCCTATTTGAGACCGTTTGCATGGCCTCAATCCTCAATGTGACAGCGCTGAGTGTGGAGCGTTACATTGCTGTGGTGCATCCACTACGTGTAAAATATGTTGTTACGCGCACCCATGCAAAAAGAGTCATCCTTACGGTGTGGGGTGTGTCAGTGTTGTGTGCATTGCCCAACACAAGTCTGCATGGGATCAACATCGTTCACAGTTACCGCGACGACCCCACTGGGAACATAAGCATGGACATCCCTGACTCGGCAGTCTGTACATTGGTGAAGCCACAGTGGATTTACAACCTGACCATTCAGGTGACCACTGTCCTCTTTTTTATCCTGCCCATGCTCATCATCAGTGCTCTCTACATGCTCATTGGGCTGCAGCTGAAGCGTGAGAAGATGCATCAGACACTGGAGGCAAAGTCAGGCTTTGAACATGACTTCTGTGACATTCGAACGCAGCAGCAGAAGGCACGTCGGAAGCAGGTCACTAAAATGTTGT ttgttTTAGTGGTGGTTTTTGCCATCTGCTGGGCCCCGTTTCACACAGACCGCCTCATGTGGAGTTTCATCAATGACTGGACTGACAGCCACTTCGAAATCTTCCAATATGTTCACCTCATCTCTGGAGTGTTTTTCTATCTAAGCTCAGCAGTCAACCCGATTCTGTACAACCTCATGTCCACACGCTTCAGAGAAATGTTCAAAGAAGTCATGTGTCATCGCCAACATCACATCACTCCCAGGAGGCACTCCCTCAGCGTCACCCGGGTAACACTCCGCATCACCCTGAGCGATGGCAACGGCACTGCCGTTATTGAAGCAGAGGCAGAAGATGGAGAAATGAGGATGAAAGATGAAACAAGCTTTACATAA